The Cloeon dipterum chromosome 3, ieCloDipt1.1, whole genome shotgun sequence genome includes a region encoding these proteins:
- the LOC135941347 gene encoding uncharacterized protein LOC135941347 produces MLDLWTTLGLIAATLILAYLYAVRNYDYWAKRGIPFIEPVPLFGNMIDAILQKKSFADLFAEQYNQLKPHGFGGIYEFMKPTLIVTSPELLRDIAVKNFDFFHDRRVIVSKDADPLFARSLPSLEGEEWREMRNKLSPAFTASKLKLMFPNISKCASQFAKFLITREGAKTQPIEFKSTFTRMTNDVIATTAFGVETNAVQNPEERFYKYAHVMTNFGPLRSLIALGFVVFPKLMVALGLSLTPKEASNYFEQLIKGTMEYREKKNISRPDMLQLLMAAQKGKLKKEGGEDVGTIGEDNADSELHKKHMASKTGGSNKITDQDIAAQAFFFFSAGYDSVSTVLAFLSHELAENQEVQERLREEVDATIQDGPLSYESVMGMKYLDMVVSEILRKYPPAVGTDRVCTKNYKIPGTDNVIPAGTVLSVPIYPLHRDPEYFPAPEKFDPERFSEENKANIKPYTYLPFGVGPHNCIGMRFALLEVKLGVIHLLATCKLRVCTKTEIPLRLSKKSFAMTTENGFWLLAIPRENPSLEVNNYFTSTSSQRESASATGIMFECWTTLGLIAATSILAFLYTVRNNDYWAKREIPFIKPVPFFGSMIGTVFKTKSFADVLVDNYKHLKPNGFGGAFEFMQPIFMVTSPELIRDITVKNFDFFHDRRMIVTKDTDPLIARSLPGLKGDEWREMRNKLSPAFTASKLKLMFPRISKCASQFAEFLTTRKGAKDQPIEFKSTFTRMTNDVIATTAFGVETNAVQNPEEKFYKYAQKLTDVGPVRTLIALCLMVFPKLLSSMGFSFTSKDVTSYFQQLIKGAMEHREKKNISRPDMLQLLMAAQKDKLKNEADNEAVGMIGEDDADFDLHKKHMASKQGDSIKMTDEDIAAQAFVFFFAGYETVATALAFLAQELAENPEVQERLRGEVDATVEEGPLSYESVVGMKYLEMVVSETLRKYPPAVGTDRVCTKNYKIPGTDKLVEAGIVVSVPIYPLHRDPEYFPEPEKFDPERFSEENKANIKPYTYLPFGAGPHNCIGMRFALLEVKLCVIHLLATCELRVCTKTEIPLRLSKKSFAVTTDNGFWLLAIPRENTSMKEHHG; encoded by the exons ATGTTAGACTTGTGGACAACACTGGGTCTTATAGCGGCCACACTGATACTTGCATATTTATACGCTGTGAGGAATTATGACTATTGGGCAAAAAGAGGAATCCCTTTCATTGAGCCAGTCCCCCTTTTTGGTAACATGATCGACGCAATATTGCAGAAGAAATCCTTTGCTGACTTGTTCGCC GAACAATACAATCAGCTGAAACCACATGGGTTCGGGGGCATTTATGAGTTCATGAAACCGACACTCATAGTGACTAGTCCTGAGCTGCTCCGCGACATagctgttaaaaattttgattttttccacgACCGGAGAGTAATTGTTTCCAAAGA cgcCGACCCATTGTTTGCTCGCTCTCTTCCAAGTTTGGAGGGTGAAGAGTGGCGCGAAATGAGAAACAAACTAAGCCCAGCATTCACCGCAAGCAAACTGAAGCTCATGTTCCCGAACATTAGCAAGTGCGCCAGTCAGTTCGCCAAGTTCCTAATAACCAGGGAAGGAGCCAAAACCCAACCCATCGAGTTTAAGAGCACCTTTACCCGTATGACAAACGACGTGATTGCAACTACTGCCTTTGGGGTGGAAACCAATGCCGTGCAAAATCCAGAGGAAAGATTTTACAAATACGCACATGTCATGACAAACTTTGGGCCCCTGCGTAGTTTGATTGCATTGGGTTTCGTGGTGTTTCCTAAGCTGATGGTGGCTTTAGGACTATCGTTAACGCCTAAGGAGGCGTCAAATTACTTTGAACAACTCATCAAAGGCACGATGGAGtacagagagaaaaagaacaTT TCACGGCCAGACATGCTACAACTTCTGATGGCCGCGCAGAAAGGCAAGCTCAAAAAAGAGGGTGGAGAAGACGTGGGGACGATTGGGGAAGACAATGCTGACTCTGAACTGCATAAAAAACACATGGCATCGAAGACGGGTGGCTCCAATA agaTAACCGATCAAGACATTGCAGCTcaagcatttttctttttctccgcTGGGTATGATTCAGTGTCCACCGTTCTCGCCTTTTTATCCCACGAGCTTGCAGAAAATCAAGAGGTCCAAGAACGCCTTCGTGAAGAGGTGGATGCCACAATTCAGGACGGACCTTTGTCCTACGAATCAGTAATGGGAATGAAATACCTGGACATGGTTGTCTCcg agATTCTGCGGAAATATCCACCAGCTGTGGGAACTGACAGAGTCTgcactaaaaattataaaatacctGGAACCGACAACGTGATTCCAGCAGGGACGGTCCTCTCAGTGCCCATCTACCCTTTGCACAGGGACCCTGAATATTTCCCTGCGCCTGAGAAATTCGACCCAGAGCGTTTCTCTGAAGAAAATAAAGCCAACATCAAACCTTACACGTATTTACCTTTCGGAGTTGGTCCCCATAACTGCATAG GGATGCGATTTGCTCTGTTGGAAGTCAAATTAGGCGTCATTCATCTGTTGGCCACGTGCAAACTGAGAGTGTGCACCAAAACGGAAATCCCACTGCGACTgtctaaaaaatcttttgcaatGACCACAGAAAATGGATTCTGGTTGCTCGCCATTCCGCGGGAAAATCCATCTTTGGAAGT CAACAACTACTTCACCAGCACCAGCAGTCAGAGGGAGAGCGCGAGTGCAACTG gaaTCATGTTTGAATGTTGGACAACGCTGGGCCTTATAGCGGCTACATCAATCCTTGCTTTTTTATACACCGTGAGAAACAATGACTATTgggcaaaaagagaaattcccTTTATCAAGCCAGTTCCTTTCTTTGGAAGCATGATTGGGACtgtgtttaaaacaaaatcatttgcTGACGTACTTGTT GATAATTACAAGCACCTGAAACCGAACGGATTTGGGGGTGCTTTTGAGTTTATGCAGCCAATATTCATGGTAACTAGTCCTGAGCTGATTCGTGACATCACGGTaaagaattttgatttcttcCACGACAGAAGAATGATTGTAACGAAAGA cacTGATCCTCTGATAGCTCGCTCTCTTCCTGGTTTAAAAGGAGATGAGTGGCGCGAAATGCGTAACAAACTAAGCCCAGCATTCACCGCCAGCAAACTGAAACTCATGTTTCCGCGCATCAGCAAGTGTGCCAGTCAGTTCGCCGAGTTCCTAACAACTAGAAAGGGAGCTAAAGACCAACCCATCGAGTTCAAGAGCACATTTACCCGTATGACGAACGACGTGATAGCAACTACTGCTTTTGGGGTGGAAACCAATGCCGTGCAAAATCCAGAGGAAAAATTCTACAAATATGCACAGAAATTAACTGACGTCGGACCCGTTCGCACATTGATTGCTTTGTGTCTGATGGTATTTCCAAAGCTATTGAGCTCAATGGGATTCTCGTTTACGTCCAAAGATGTGACAAGCTACTTTCAGCAACTGATTAAGGGTGCAATGGAGCATAGAGAGAAGAAGAATATC tcaCGGCCGGACATGCTCCAGCTTTTGATGGCCGCACAGAAAGACAAGTTAAAAAACGAGGCCGATAATGAGGCTGTGGGAATGATTGGAGAAGATGACGCTGACTTCGATCTGCACAAAAAACATATGGCGTCCAAGCAGGGTGACTCCATTA AGATGACAGATGAAGACATCGCGGCTCAAGCATTTGTTTTCTTCTTTGCTGGATATGAAACAGTAGCCACCGCTCTCGCTTTTTTAGCTCAAGAGCTGGCTGAAAATCCAGAGGTCCAAGAGCGCCTCCGAGGAGAGGTAGACGCAACTGTTGAAGAAGGTCCTTTGTCATACGAGTCTGTGGTTGGAATGAAATACCTTGAAATGGTTGTCTCCG agaCCCTACGAAAATATCCACCAGCTGTGGGAACTGACAGAGTCTGcactaaaaattacaaaattcctgGCACCGACAAATTGGTTGAGGCTGGAATTGTCGTCTCAGTGCCCATTTACCCTCTGCACAGGGACCCTGAATATTTCCCTGAGCCAGAGAAATTCGACCCTGAACGGTTCTCTGAAGAAAACAAAGCCAACATCAAGCCTTACACGTATTTGCCGTTTGGGGCTGGGCCGCACAACTGCATCg GAATGCGATTTGCCCTACTGGAGGTCAAACTATGCGTTATTCATCTCTTGGCTACATGCGAACTGAGGGTGTGCACTAAAACGGAGATTCCTCTACGACTGTcgaaaaaatcttttgctgTAACCACTGACAATGGATTCTGGTTGTTAGCTATTCCGAGAGAAAATACATCAATGAAG GAGCATCATGGATAG
- the LOC135941348 gene encoding cytochrome P450 9e2-like translates to MRNKLSPAFTASKLKGMFPQMTKCACQFAKYLVSRESAESEPIEFKSTFTRLTNDIIASTAFGVETNAVQNPDEEFYKYAKNITNFGVLRSFLIMCFPKLMAALGVSFTPKKVTDYFKQIIKSTMEYREEKNISRPDMLQLLMAAQKGNLKKEVGEDVLGTIGEDIADSRLHEKHMNTNKGDSISISNEDIASQAFVFFFAGYESVATFLSFLAHELAENPEIQNQLQEEIDGILMQGTVSYESISAMKYLDMVVSECFRKYPPNPTTDRVCLRDFKIPNTDKVIEAGTLIYLPIYPLHRDPEYFPDPEKFDPERFSEENKGKIKPYTYLPFGVGPHNCLGMRFALLEVKLIVVFMLATCSLTVCDKTEIPLQLSKAVTMTTDNGFWLLAIPRENPAIRV, encoded by the exons ATGCGCAACAAGCTCAGCCCCGCGTTTACTGCAAGCAAGCTGAAGGGAATGTTTCCGCAAATGACAAAATGCGCTTGCCAATTTGCAAAGTACCTTGTGTCCAGGGAAAGCGCCGAATCAGAGCCAATCGAATTTAAGAGCACGTTCACCCGTTTGACCAACGATATAATCGCCAGTACCGCGTTTGGAGTGGAGACCAACGCAGTGCAAAATCCTGACGAGGAATTCTACAAAtacgcaaaaaatataaccaatTTTGGAGTGTTACGTAGCTTTTTGATCATGTGCTTCCCGAAATTAATGGCTGCCTTGGGTGTGTCTTTTACGCCAAAGAAAGTTACCGATTACTTCAAGCAAATCATTAAAAGCACCATGGAATACAGAGAGGAGAAAAAcatt TCCCGACCAGACATGCTCCAGCTTTTGATGGCTGCTCAGAAAGGGAACCTAAAAAAGGAGGTGGGCGAAGACGTTTTGGGAACGATCGGCGAGGACATTGCCGACTCTCGATTGCATGAAAAACACATGAACACGAATAAAGGAGATTCTATCA gtatCTCTAATGAAGATATCGCATCGCAGGCATTTGTATTCTTTTTCGCCGGCTACGAGTCAGTCGCGACTTTCCTCTCGTTCTTGGCACATGAACTAGCAGAAAATCctgaaatccaaaatcagCTCCAGGAGGAAATTGACGGGATTTTAATGCAAGGGACAGTATCCTACGAGTCGATCAGCGccatgaaatatttagataTGGTTGTTTCTG AATGCTTCAGAAAGTACCCACCGAACCCAACAACAGACCGAGTGTGCTTAAGAGATTTCAAGATTCCAAACACAGACAAAGTGATTGAGGCTGGCACACTCATCTACCTCCCCATCTACCCGTTGCATCGAGACCCTGAATATTTTCCAGACCCTGAAAAGTTTGATCCTGAGCGATTTTCTGAGGAGAATAAAGGCAAAATCAAACCATACACGTATTTGCCTTTCGGAGTTGGTCCTCACAATTgtcttg GAATGAGGTTTGCGCTGCTGGAAGTAAAGCTGATCGTGGTCTTCATGCTCGCCACATGCAGTTTGACAGTGTGCGACAAGACAGAAATTCCTCTCCAGCTGTCAAAGGCAGTAACAATGACCACTGATAATGGTTTCTGGCTGCTCGCGATACCAAGGGAAAATCCAGCCATTAGAGTTTAA
- the LOC135939437 gene encoding sodium-coupled monocarboxylate transporter 2-like has protein sequence MEECDGSLLERNRFGWEDYLVFSAVLVISMGIGVFFGCFKKQNTAADFLLGGREMNFWSLGASLTLGFTSAISVLGNTAEMYNYGTQYAMVLIAFAIMVPVTTFLYLPTFRSLGITSIYEYFDKRYSNRTRLLMSILFVIQTLLYLSVVVYAPALALRAVTGLDVITASALIFAVSVVYSSLGGIKAVVWTDTFQFMVIIVALIAVLILGGLVDGDPSVIWQDAQNSSRIEFFNMDPDPRIRHSFWTVIVGGTFYWIAMNSATQSSVQRLMTAPSNKHAAWAMWLSALGMTVIFSITFYLGLVAFTHYQDCDPLLNKEIEATDQLLPFYVMEVASSLPGLSGLFVAGVFSASLSTVASSLNALAASTLKDILVGGFNYKPSEARGALISKGLSVLYGLLGFVLVFLVMQLGGVLQVAISLNGMLAGAALGTFTLGMYVPWSNEWGAIAGTIVGFATSLWLCIGAQVVSLSGKLVVERKSVGINCGDDCFVNQPDIPDPNLVFDGYRVSYLYYTPIAYIVTMIVGVIVSGLTGWEKIENVDPALLSTLIRDRVKRHVKGIELETKETNS, from the exons ATGGAGGAGTGCGATGGAAGCTTGCTGGAAAGGAACCGCTTCGGCTGGGAGGACTATCTGGTTTTCTCCGCTGTGCTTGTCATTTCGATGGGAATCGGAGTTTTCTTCGGATGCTTTAAAAAGCAGAATACCGCGGCCGATTTCCTCCTGGGAGGAAGAGAGATGAACTTTTGGTCGCTGGGAGCGTCCCTCACTTTGGg ATTTACGTCCGCAATATCTGTGCTGGGAAACACTGCCGAAATGTACAATTATGGAACTCAATATGCGATGGTTCTGATTGCTTTTGCGATAATGGTGCCTGTTACGACCTTTCTCTATCTTCCCACCTTCCGAAGCTTAGGGATCACATCAATTTACGAG tatTTTGACAAGAGATACAGCAATAGAACTAGACTACTGATGTCAATTCTATTTGTAATTCAAACA CTACTGTACTTGTCAGTGGTGGTGTATGCTCCAGCTCTTGCTCTCCGTGCAg TGACGGGACTGGATGTGATCACAGCCTCGGCTCTTATTTTCGCCGTCAGCGTTGTTTATTCCTCTTTG GGTGGAATCAAAGCTGTTGTGTGGACCGACACTTTCCAGTTTATGGTTATCATTGTTGCGTTGATCGCGGTTTTGATTTTGGGTGGCTTGGTTGACGGGGACCCATCGGTAATCTGGCAAGATGCACAAAACTCGAGCAGAATTGAGTTTTTCAA CATGGATCCAGATCCAAGGATTCGTCACTCATTCTGGACAGTTATAGTTGGAGGCACTTTCTATTGGATTGCAATGAATTCTGCCACTCAGTCGTCAGTGCAAAGGCTTATGACAGCACCGTCCAACAAGCATGCCGCATG GGCGATGTGGCTTAGCGCTTTGGGCATGACAGTGATATTTTCGATCACTTTTTATCTGGGTCTAGTGGCGTTCACCCATTACCAAGATTGCGATCCCCTTCTGAACAAA gaaattgAAGCAACGGATCAATTACTTCCCTTCTACGTGATGGAAGTGGCCAGTTCTCTTCCAGGATTGTCTGGCCTATTTGTGGCAGGTGTTTTCAGTGCCTCATTGAG CACTGTGGCATCTTCACTCAACGCCCTGGCTGCCAGCACATTGAAAGATATACTTGTCGGAGGATTCAATTACAAACCGTCTGAGGCGAGAGGTGCACTGATATCCAAAGGGCTTAGCGTCCTTTATGGATTGCTTGgatttgttttagtttttctcGTAATGCAACTGGGAGGTGTTTTGCAG GTTGCAATTAGTCTGAATGGAATGTTGGCGGGAGCTGCTTTGGGAACATTTACTTTGGGCATGTATGTGCCATGGAGCAATGAATGG GGCGCAATTGCGGGCACAATTGTTGGCTTTGCAACTTCGTTATGGCTGTGTATTGGCGCTCAAGTGGTCAGTTTATCTGGAAAATTAGTAGTAGAAAGGAAATCCGTTGGCATTAATTGCGGTGATGATTGCTTCGTAAATCAACCCGACATTCCAGATCC AAATTTAGTGTTTGATGGCTACCGAGTGTCATATCTGTATTATACGCCAATTGCATACATTGTGACGATGATCGTTGGTGTTATAGTAAGTGGATTAACAGGCTGGGAAAAGATAGAAAATGTTGATCCAGCGCTTCTTTCAACACTGATAAGGGACAGAGTCAAACGCCACGTAAAG GGGATCGAGCTTGAAACCAAAGAGAcgaattcttaa